In the genome of Bacteroidales bacterium, one region contains:
- a CDS encoding FecR domain-containing protein has translation MIKDDLQNDEKIIHTFREGAVDKFPEDEKRLLRQRIHKSIEGKRNNSFVHIYLWAAAAIVILFGIGYMLNNLAGRTKPVQMISHETGNEERMRVLLPDSTVVLLNAGSRIEYPVVFDDKSREVKLSGEAYFDVKPQKEQPFVVLTGQLQINVLGTQFTVSDYQDATTAETVLISGKVNVRSANDSVSVTNLVPDEQFLFNKENQDIVIQKIDASRYTTWVNGRLHFDNAELGYIINRLERWYGKKIECPEDLKTSYRLTFTVRNEDISQIFQLIQNALPVQFEQTEDKIMIHQKNN, from the coding sequence ATGATAAAAGACGATCTTCAAAACGATGAAAAGATAATCCATACTTTTAGGGAAGGAGCCGTTGATAAATTTCCCGAAGATGAAAAAAGACTATTACGGCAACGTATTCATAAAAGTATTGAAGGGAAAAGAAATAATTCTTTTGTTCACATTTATTTATGGGCTGCTGCTGCAATCGTTATATTATTCGGTATTGGATATATGTTAAATAACCTGGCAGGAAGGACAAAACCCGTCCAGATGATCTCTCATGAAACCGGCAATGAAGAACGGATGCGTGTATTATTGCCCGATTCGACTGTCGTACTTCTAAATGCAGGAAGCCGTATCGAATATCCGGTTGTTTTTGATGACAAATCCCGTGAAGTAAAATTATCCGGGGAAGCGTATTTCGATGTTAAACCACAGAAAGAACAGCCCTTTGTGGTTTTAACCGGACAATTACAGATAAATGTACTCGGAACACAATTTACCGTCTCTGATTATCAGGATGCAACTACCGCTGAAACAGTATTGATTTCCGGAAAGGTAAATGTCCGGTCCGCAAATGATTCGGTTTCAGTTACGAACCTAGTACCGGATGAACAATTTCTTTTTAATAAAGAAAATCAGGATATTGTCATACAAAAAATTGATGCATCCCGATATACTACATGGGTTAATGGAAGATTACATTTCGACAATGCGGAACTGGGTTATATCATCAACCGGCTGGAACGCTGGTATGGAAAAAAAATAGAATGCCCGGAAGATTTGAAAACAAGTTATCGTTTAACATTTACCGTACGTAATGAAGACATATCCCAGATATTTCAATTGATCCAGAATGCATTGCCGGTACAATTCGAACAAACCGAAGACAAAATTATGATTCATCAAAAAAATAATTAA
- a CDS encoding sigma-70 family RNA polymerase sigma factor: MDNKKFLWSIYEEQAEMLYSYGCKFTMDKEMIKDCIHDVFVKLYEKDLSSVQNLKFYLLRSFKNRLLDELSDKSKDYIEDASFSYALQVSSDEDVLIENDQVRELKLFIEKAFENLTNRQKEAIYLYYIEGLNYSDIGELLQMNYQSVRNTVHRALIRLRERLGDSPPVFLFFLIYKFIFTFFPED, translated from the coding sequence ATGGATAATAAAAAGTTTCTATGGTCGATTTACGAGGAACAGGCTGAGATGCTCTATTCCTACGGATGTAAATTTACCATGGACAAGGAAATGATCAAAGATTGCATCCATGATGTTTTTGTAAAACTTTATGAGAAAGACTTATCCTCTGTACAGAACCTGAAATTTTACCTTCTGCGCTCATTTAAAAACAGGTTATTGGATGAATTGTCGGATAAATCAAAAGATTATATCGAAGATGCTTCTTTTTCTTACGCATTACAGGTGTCATCCGATGAAGATGTCCTTATAGAAAATGATCAGGTCCGGGAATTAAAGTTATTTATTGAAAAAGCATTTGAAAATCTTACCAACAGGCAAAAAGAAGCCATTTACCTTTATTACATTGAAGGACTGAATTACTCCGATATAGGGGAATTATTACAAATGAATTATCAATCGGTCAGGAACACAGTACACCGGGCGCTTATCCGTTTAAGGGAGCGGTTGGGAGACTCGCCTCCAGTATTCTTATTCTTCCTGATATACAAATTTATTTTTACTTTTTTTCCGGAAGATTGA